In Corylus avellana chromosome ca2, CavTom2PMs-1.0, the following proteins share a genomic window:
- the LOC132169251 gene encoding uncharacterized mitochondrial protein AtMg00310-like, protein MAGVPSSQKYETYLGLPALVGKSRIKALTGILDKAWKQLQDWILKLLSQAGREIMLKAVIQAIPTYCMSVFRLPKTLCGKINSLMQKFWWGDSKIPWMSWSKMGASKAKGGLGFRDLICFNKALLAKQCWRLWYTPDSLVATIMRAKYYANGSILDAKSGSTPLFAWRSILGSCDLLKEGLYRRIGNGQTTQIWGEKWIHIPYTYAIHSPPRLLNDNAIVSELID, encoded by the coding sequence ATGGCTGGTGTTCCTAGTTCACAGAAATATGAGACATATTTGGGTCTCCCAGCTTTGGTGGGGAAATCTCGTATAAAAGCTCTTACGGGCATTCTTGATAAAGCTTGGAAGCAGCTCCAAGATTGGATATTAAAACTCCTTTCACAGGCGGGAAGGGAAATTATGCTTAAGGCTGTCATACAAGCAATACCGACATATTGCATGAGCGTCTTTAGGCTCCCTAAAACATTGTGCGGTAAAATTAATTCCCTCatgcaaaaattttggtggggggaTTCAAAAATaccttggatgagttggagcaaAATGGGTGCCTCTAAAGCAAAAGGGGGATTGGGTTTTCGGGATCTTATATGCTTTAATAAGGCTCTCTTAGCGAAGCAATGTTGGAGGTTATGGTACACGCCGGACAGCTTGGTGGCTACTATTATGAGGGCTAAATACTATGCCAATGGTTCCATTCTTGACGCCAAATCGGGATCTACACCGTTGTTCGCCTGGAGAAGCATCTTGGGTTCATGTGATCTACTAAAGGAAGGTTTGTATAGGCGGATTGGGAATGGGCAGACTACACAGATATGGGGAGAAAAATGGATTCATATTCCGTATACTTATGCTATTCACTCTCCCCCTCGGTTGTTGAACGACAATGCGATAGTCAGCGAACTTATAGACTAG
- the LOC132169249 gene encoding protein neprosin-like yields the protein MASRVDIIVIFLCFIHVCNNLVEANWELSTKEVLEFKKQLINLKKFAIKSVQIGDGDIYDCIDFYKQPGFNHPFWKNTTFEMKQKLFVEGMQTKDIGFKGIGCPYGTVPIRRVNKDDLISAKILSKIHPSNIDDEPGHHYAILRTKAYPERKLDGIESDFSLFNPSGIIGSQYRAFQMTISSGLDSIKTGFMVNPLLFKDNKTRLFTHVMIDGRTQCFNHDCPGYVHVNSEIPLGWTFVNPDGRNYSEKLRISKEIHGEPNSTNFLWTLYITKQNSIIGFWPPTLFGKLSEYANQADWGGEVYSPLDQPSPPMGTGILPNTRSWNTYYSALSWRIACAYENAKFHFVNPIDTELYASDPHTYNIVDAGYFEEDWGRLILYDGPGGIKGA from the exons ATGGCTTCAAGGGTGGATATTATAGTTATCTTCCTATGCTTTATCCATGTCTGCAACAATTTGGTTGAAGCAAACTGGGAATTATCTACAAAGGAAGTGTTGGAATTCAAGAAGCAACTTATAAAtcttaaaaagtttgcaattaAAAGCGTTCAA ATTGGAGATGGAGATATATACGACTGTATTGATTTCTACAAACAACCTGGCTTCAATCACCCTTTCTGGAAGAATACTACATTTGAG atgaaacaaaaattatttgtagAAGGAATGCAAACCAAAGATATTGGGTTTAAAGGTATAGGTTGTCCTTACGGAACGGTTCCGATCAGAAGAGTCAATAAAGATGacttgataagtgccaaaatactTTCAAAGATACATCCATCAAATATAGATGATGAACCTGGACATCAT TATGCAATACTTCGAACAAAAGCTTATCCCGAAAGAAAGCTTGACGGAATTGAATCagatttttccttatttaaCCCAAGTGGAATCATTGGATCCCAGTATAGGGCATTCCAGATGACAATTTCAAGCGGTCTTGACAGCATAAAAACCGGTTTCATG GTAAATCCTTTATTGTTCAAAGACAACAAGACTCGACTATTTACTCATGTCATG ATTGATGGAAGAACACAATGTTTTAATCATGATTGTCCCGGATATGTACACGTCAATTCTGAGATACCTCTAGGTTGGACCTTCGTTAATCCAGATGGAAGAAACTATTCCGAAAAATTGCGAATCAGTAAg GAAATTCATGGCGAACCAAATTCAACAAACTTTCTTTGGACACTGTACATCACTAAACAGAATTCTATAATTGGATTTTGGCCCCCAACACTATTTGGAAAATTAAGCGAGTATGCCAATCAAGCTGACTGGGGAGGAGAAGTTTACAGTCCATTGGACCAGCCTAGTCCCCCAATGGGCACTGGTATTCTTCCAAATACGAGGTCTTGGAACACATATTATTCAGCTCTTAGCTGGCGTATTGCATGTGCATATGAGAAtgcaaaatttcattttgtcaACCCAATCGATACAGAGTTGTATGCATCTGATCCACATACATACAATATCGTAGATGCTGGATATTTTGAAGAAGATTGGGGACGTCTGATTCTATATGATGGTCCTGGTGGAATCAAAGGAGCTTGA